A single Ketogulonicigenium vulgare WSH-001 DNA region contains:
- a CDS encoding peptidylprolyl isomerase, with translation MATKKRTSPFVWAGFILIAGGLMITGGLGLSGTVRNVGKVGDKTVTALEYQGAMQQGLQQMRQMFGNTLTFAQFQQMGGEAMAREQLVQERALENEASRIGLSVGDLYVARQIQQISAFQGLTGGFSLETYRAALRQVGLAERQFEDAQRDAIASGLLSSAIAGDLTMPAIYAETLARFRGERRVITWAAVTAANVTTDIPAPTEEDLQAYHDSHPDVFTTPETRRVTYAALTPEMAAETIEVSEDEIRALYDQRIDSYIVPERRIVDRLTFNNDADATAALARIQSGEITFTDLANEMGFSLEEIDQGEMTEAALGEGGAAVFAAATGDTVGPVPSRFGPVLYRVNVDLAAEETPYDAVRDTLRNELAASRAGRVIAQEKASLTDLVAGGAQIEDIVNLSDLRSGTLDWQEGNTEGMAAYEPFRAAIAAAEIGAFPAIVDLPDGGIFVLRLDEIVPPRVQTLDEMRAYAEVMWRFQATQDAVATEAARLAEAVEGGATFEELGLTATTEPALTRSDVVAGTPYGTMTTAFTLDSGDVTTLSDQGTVVILRLDSIATADESNATYTADRDALAQTLNNSLAGDVMQAYGGAVRATTSVSFNETAVSSINTGL, from the coding sequence ATGGCCACGAAAAAGCGCACGAGCCCCTTTGTTTGGGCGGGGTTCATTCTGATCGCAGGCGGCCTGATGATTACCGGCGGCCTTGGCCTATCAGGCACCGTGCGAAATGTCGGCAAGGTCGGTGATAAGACCGTGACCGCGCTGGAATATCAGGGCGCGATGCAGCAGGGCCTGCAACAGATGCGCCAGATGTTCGGCAATACGCTGACCTTCGCGCAATTCCAGCAAATGGGCGGCGAGGCGATGGCCCGCGAGCAGCTGGTGCAGGAACGCGCGCTGGAAAACGAGGCTAGCCGCATCGGCCTGTCGGTCGGCGATCTGTATGTTGCCCGTCAGATCCAGCAGATCAGCGCCTTTCAGGGTCTGACCGGCGGTTTCAGCCTGGAAACCTATCGCGCCGCCCTGCGTCAGGTCGGCCTGGCCGAGCGTCAGTTCGAGGATGCCCAGCGCGACGCGATTGCCTCGGGCCTTTTGTCCAGCGCCATCGCGGGCGATCTGACGATGCCCGCCATCTATGCCGAGACTCTGGCCCGTTTCCGCGGCGAGCGCCGCGTGATCACGTGGGCCGCTGTCACTGCCGCCAATGTGACCACAGATATCCCCGCCCCGACCGAGGAAGATCTGCAGGCCTATCACGACAGCCACCCCGATGTGTTCACCACGCCCGAGACGCGCCGCGTGACCTATGCCGCGCTGACGCCTGAAATGGCCGCCGAGACGATCGAAGTGTCCGAGGACGAGATCCGCGCCCTCTATGACCAGCGCATCGACAGCTATATCGTGCCCGAGCGTCGCATCGTCGACCGTCTGACCTTTAACAATGACGCTGATGCAACGGCCGCGCTGGCCCGCATCCAAAGTGGCGAGATCACCTTTACCGACCTCGCCAATGAGATGGGCTTTTCGCTGGAGGAGATCGACCAAGGCGAGATGACCGAAGCCGCGCTTGGCGAGGGTGGCGCTGCCGTCTTTGCCGCAGCAACAGGCGATACGGTTGGTCCCGTCCCATCGCGCTTTGGCCCGGTGCTTTACCGCGTGAACGTCGATCTGGCCGCCGAGGAAACTCCTTATGATGCCGTGCGCGACACGCTGCGCAATGAGCTGGCCGCCAGCCGCGCAGGCCGCGTCATCGCGCAGGAAAAAGCCAGCCTGACCGATCTGGTCGCAGGCGGCGCGCAGATCGAGGATATCGTGAACCTCTCGGATCTGCGCAGCGGCACGCTGGACTGGCAAGAGGGCAATACCGAAGGCATGGCCGCTTACGAGCCGTTCCGCGCAGCTATCGCCGCCGCCGAAATTGGCGCTTTCCCGGCGATTGTCGATCTGCCCGATGGCGGTATTTTCGTGCTGCGTCTGGACGAGATAGTGCCGCCGCGCGTGCAAACGCTGGACGAGATGCGCGCCTATGCCGAGGTGATGTGGCGTTTCCAAGCGACCCAAGACGCCGTCGCCACTGAGGCCGCCCGTCTGGCCGAGGCCGTCGAGGGCGGCGCAACGTTCGAGGAGTTGGGCCTGACCGCCACCACCGAACCCGCCCTGACGCGCAGCGATGTCGTGGCGGGCACCCCCTATGGCACAATGACCACCGCCTTTACGCTGGACAGCGGCGATGTCACCACCTTGTCGGATCAGGGCACCGTCGTCATCCTGCGCCTTGATAGCATCGCCACTGCGGACGAGAGCAACGCCACCTATACCGCCGACCGCGACGCGTTGGCGCAGACGCTGAACAACAGCCTCGCCGGTGATGTGATGCAGGCTTACGGCGGCGCCGTACGCGCAACGACTTCGGTCAGCTTTAACGAGACGGCAGTCTCGTCCATTAACACCGGACTATAA
- a CDS encoding aminotransferase: MTRTAATFPSPITESRSWLAGTTFPPERPLINVSQAAPLAPPPADMLQAMAQMVLNDPSIHRYGPDLGLPALRAALAARWARLNGGTVSADQVAITSGCNQAYCAASASLCDEGDEIILPSPWYFNHRMWNDMAGITTVPLALDDTLIPDPAAAAALITPRTRAIVLVTPNNPTGVEYPEGVVRAFYDLAKAHGIALILDETYRDFDSRSAPAHGLFALPDWDHTLIHLYSFSKAYRLPGHRVGAVTTAPARLFEIEKFIDSMTICPSQLGQNAALWGIEHLDGWLAGEREEILRRRQAVIDGFAPLAAQGWRLLGCGAYFAYVAHPFEMASDILARRLVEEASILMLPGTMFTAPGDTGGQRQLRIAFANIDAAQITELFRRLTSYRP, translated from the coding sequence ATGACACGCACCGCTGCGACGTTTCCCTCGCCCATTACGGAATCGCGCAGTTGGCTGGCGGGGACCACCTTCCCGCCAGAGCGCCCGCTGATCAATGTCAGCCAGGCCGCCCCACTCGCGCCGCCACCTGCCGATATGTTGCAGGCGATGGCGCAGATGGTGCTGAACGATCCGTCCATTCATCGCTATGGCCCCGACCTTGGCCTGCCTGCTTTGCGCGCGGCGCTGGCGGCGCGGTGGGCGCGGCTGAATGGCGGCACGGTCAGCGCCGATCAGGTGGCGATCACCTCGGGCTGCAATCAGGCCTATTGCGCCGCCAGTGCCAGCCTCTGCGATGAGGGTGACGAGATCATCCTGCCAAGCCCGTGGTATTTCAACCACCGCATGTGGAACGATATGGCGGGGATCACGACCGTGCCGCTGGCGCTGGATGATACGCTGATCCCCGACCCTGCCGCCGCTGCCGCGCTGATCACGCCGCGCACCCGCGCCATCGTGCTGGTGACGCCTAACAACCCTACCGGCGTCGAATATCCCGAAGGTGTGGTGCGCGCCTTTTACGATCTGGCCAAGGCGCATGGCATCGCGCTGATTCTGGACGAGACCTATCGCGATTTCGACAGCCGCAGCGCGCCTGCGCATGGGCTGTTCGCGCTGCCGGATTGGGATCACACCCTCATCCACCTCTATTCCTTTTCCAAGGCCTACCGCCTGCCCGGCCACCGCGTCGGCGCCGTGACCACCGCCCCCGCCCGCCTGTTCGAGATCGAAAAATTCATCGACAGCATGACGATCTGCCCCAGCCAGCTGGGCCAGAATGCCGCGCTATGGGGAATCGAACATCTGGACGGCTGGCTGGCTGGCGAGCGGGAAGAGATTTTGCGGCGCAGGCAGGCGGTGATCGACGGCTTTGCCCCCCTTGCTGCGCAGGGCTGGCGGCTGCTGGGCTGCGGCGCTTATTTCGCCTATGTCGCGCATCCGTTTGAGATGGCCTCGGACATCTTGGCGAGGCGGCTGGTCGAGGAGGCAAGCATTCTGATGCTGCCCGGCACCATGTTCACCGCCCCCGGCGATACGGGCGGACAGCGGCAATTGCGCATCGCCTTTGCCAATATCGACGCCGCCCAGATCACAGAGCTGTTCCGGCGCCTCACATCCTATCGCCCCTGA
- the gpt gene encoding xanthine phosphoribosyltransferase produces the protein MTTPRPDRLPHEKGFHISWDQIHRDSRALAWRLDGHGPGENGTWRGICAITRGGMVPASILARELDIRTIDTIGVKSYDHNQQSGLEVLNQPDPDFMKDGEGILIVDDLVDSGKTLELVRQMYPKAHFATVYAKPKGRVQVDTFITEVSQDTWIFFPWDMALQYVEPYRGRE, from the coding sequence ATGACCACTCCGCGCCCCGACCGCCTGCCCCATGAAAAGGGCTTCCACATCAGCTGGGATCAGATCCATCGTGACAGCCGCGCGCTGGCGTGGCGTCTGGACGGGCATGGCCCGGGCGAGAACGGGACGTGGCGTGGCATCTGCGCGATCACGCGCGGCGGCATGGTGCCCGCCTCGATCCTCGCGCGCGAGCTGGATATCCGCACCATCGATACGATCGGTGTGAAAAGCTATGACCACAACCAGCAAAGCGGGCTGGAAGTGCTGAACCAACCCGATCCCGACTTTATGAAAGACGGCGAAGGCATCTTGATCGTCGATGATCTGGTCGACAGCGGCAAAACGCTGGAACTGGTGCGTCAGATGTATCCCAAGGCGCATTTCGCCACCGTCTATGCCAAGCCCAAGGGCCGCGTGCAGGTTGACACTTTCATCACCGAAGTCAGCCAAGACACCTGGATTTTCTTCCCTTGGGATATGGCGCTGCAATATGTCGAGCCTTATCGCGGTCGCGAATAA
- the fabI gene encoding enoyl-ACP reductase FabI: MANELMKGKRGLIMGLANDKSIAWGIAKACADAGAELAFSYQGDALLKRVTPLAAELGSDIVLPCDVTDMESIDALFAALEEKWGKLDFVVHAIAFSDKNDLRGRYVDTSRNGFLLAMDISVYSFTAIMQRAEKLMEPGGSAMTLTYYGGEKVMPHYNVMGVAKAALEASVKYLAEDLGKDGIRVNAISAGPIKTLAASGIGDFRYILKWNEYNSPLRRNVTIEDVGRSALYLLSDLGSGVTGEVLHVDAGYHVVGMKAIDAPDMAKELSKD, encoded by the coding sequence ATGGCAAATGAACTGATGAAGGGAAAGCGTGGACTTATCATGGGCCTGGCCAATGATAAATCCATCGCCTGGGGCATCGCGAAAGCCTGTGCTGACGCCGGAGCCGAGCTTGCTTTCTCGTATCAGGGTGATGCGCTGCTAAAGCGTGTGACGCCCCTCGCCGCAGAACTCGGCTCGGATATCGTGCTGCCCTGCGATGTGACGGATATGGAGTCGATCGACGCCCTGTTCGCCGCGCTTGAGGAAAAATGGGGCAAGCTGGACTTTGTCGTCCATGCGATTGCCTTCTCGGACAAGAACGACCTGCGCGGCCGCTATGTCGACACATCGCGCAACGGCTTCCTGCTGGCGATGGATATCTCGGTCTATTCGTTCACCGCGATCATGCAGCGCGCGGAAAAGCTGATGGAGCCCGGCGGCTCGGCCATGACGCTGACCTATTACGGCGGCGAGAAAGTCATGCCGCATTATAACGTCATGGGCGTCGCCAAAGCCGCGCTTGAGGCATCGGTGAAATATCTTGCCGAAGATCTGGGCAAAGACGGCATCCGCGTGAATGCGATCTCGGCCGGCCCGATCAAAACGCTTGCCGCCAGCGGCATCGGCGATTTCCGCTATATCCTGAAGTGGAACGAATATAACTCGCCGCTGCGCCGCAATGTGACGATCGAAGATGTCGGCCGCTCGGCCCTCTATCTGCTGTCGGACCTAGGTTCGGGCGTCACGGGCGAGGTTCTGCACGTCGATGCGGGCTATCATGTTGTGGGGATGAAGGCGATTGACGCCCCCGACATGGCCAAGGAACTGTCCAAAGACTAA
- the pdxH gene encoding pyridoxamine 5'-phosphate oxidase, with the protein MNPTDGIFAGENPYEIARAWLAEATITEPNDPNAIALATADSAGLPDVRMVLLKAIEDDAFVFYTNHDSDKGRALAENPQAAFVLHWKTLRRQIRVRGHVAPETETASDAYFASRALESRIGAWASDQSRPLESRAVLMQRVEQLNARFGDAPPRPPHWGGYRIIPQSIEFWADGAHRLHDRFRWSRESALNPWVVQRLYP; encoded by the coding sequence ATGAACCCCACTGACGGCATTTTCGCAGGCGAGAACCCCTATGAGATCGCCCGCGCCTGGTTGGCCGAGGCAACCATCACCGAACCCAATGATCCCAATGCAATCGCCTTGGCGACAGCGGATTCTGCGGGCCTGCCCGATGTGCGGATGGTCTTGCTGAAAGCCATCGAAGACGATGCGTTTGTCTTTTATACCAATCATGACAGTGACAAGGGCCGCGCGCTTGCTGAAAATCCGCAAGCCGCCTTCGTGCTGCACTGGAAAACGCTGCGTCGCCAGATTAGGGTGCGCGGCCATGTCGCACCAGAAACCGAGACTGCATCAGATGCATATTTCGCATCGCGCGCGCTGGAGAGCCGGATCGGGGCCTGGGCCTCGGACCAATCACGCCCTCTTGAGTCGCGCGCCGTGTTGATGCAGCGTGTCGAGCAACTAAACGCGCGTTTTGGGGACGCGCCGCCACGGCCGCCGCATTGGGGCGGTTACCGCATTATTCCCCAGAGTATCGAGTTTTGGGCCGATGGTGCCCACCGTTTGCATGATCGCTTTCGGTGGAGTCGCGAATCGGCCTTAAACCCGTGGGTCGTTCAGCGCCTTTACCCTTGA
- a CDS encoding cold-shock protein, which produces MNTDNEQPAVLMAGHVKWYDATKGFGFIVDPQGRSDILLHANVLRRFGLNSVGEGIEITVLVSRTPKGAQAIEILAVGDNGRPGTGLTDLEGLSAEEIRALPVVPARVKRFDRTRGFGFANVFGSADDVFIHIEVMREGGFSDLRQGEAICLRLIAGKRGPMAVAVMPWEAGLPLA; this is translated from the coding sequence ATGAATACAGATAACGAACAGCCAGCCGTTTTGATGGCTGGCCATGTGAAATGGTATGACGCGACCAAAGGATTTGGCTTTATTGTCGATCCACAAGGACGCTCGGACATCTTGCTCCACGCCAATGTGCTGCGTCGCTTTGGCCTCAATAGCGTTGGCGAAGGTATTGAAATTACGGTGCTAGTCAGTCGGACGCCCAAAGGCGCGCAGGCGATCGAGATTTTGGCGGTCGGCGATAATGGCCGCCCCGGCACCGGACTTACCGACCTTGAGGGGCTTAGTGCCGAGGAAATCCGCGCCTTGCCTGTGGTGCCCGCGCGGGTCAAACGCTTTGATCGCACACGCGGATTTGGCTTTGCGAATGTCTTTGGAAGCGCCGATGATGTGTTCATCCATATCGAAGTGATGCGCGAAGGCGGATTCTCCGACCTGCGCCAAGGAGAAGCAATATGTCTGCGCCTGATCGCCGGAAAACGAGGGCCAATGGCCGTGGCCGTTATGCCTTGGGAGGCGGGCTTGCCTTTGGCCTAG
- a CDS encoding DUF192 domain-containing protein, whose amino-acid sequence MTAFADVSSAQAQVACHEGTLFIRKHDTGETLRFMVAVVDTVQTRAQGLMFVPQMPDMAGMLFVYDAPESPSFWMRNTLIPLDMLFAAPDGEITRIHENAIPHDETAIPGGPNVQYVLEINGGAAEALGLTAGDHMIHPSIAGSCN is encoded by the coding sequence TTGACGGCCTTTGCCGATGTGTCCAGTGCGCAGGCGCAGGTTGCCTGCCACGAGGGCACATTATTCATCCGCAAACACGACACCGGTGAGACGTTGCGCTTCATGGTGGCAGTGGTCGATACCGTGCAGACCCGCGCCCAAGGGTTGATGTTCGTGCCGCAGATGCCCGATATGGCCGGTATGCTGTTCGTTTATGACGCGCCCGAAAGCCCCAGCTTTTGGATGCGCAATACGCTGATTCCCCTCGATATGCTGTTTGCAGCGCCCGACGGTGAAATTACGCGCATTCATGAAAACGCGATCCCGCATGACGAAACGGCAATTCCGGGCGGGCCGAATGTGCAATATGTCCTTGAAATCAATGGCGGCGCGGCGGAGGCGCTGGGGTTGACGGCGGGTGATCACATGATTCACCCCTCGATTGCCGGAAGTTGCAATTAG
- the gmd gene encoding GDP-mannose 4,6-dehydratase, whose amino-acid sequence MKRALITGITGQDGSYLAEFLLEKGYAVHGMLRRASVDNTQRIAHLLPDQPLHLHYGDLSDAAGLTAILARIQPDEIYNLGAQSDVAASFDTPLYTADVNALGALRLLEVMRALQLRARFYQASTSELYGATRAPIQHEGTPFQPRSPYAVAKLFAYWSVVNYRETYGFHASNGLLFNHESPRRGENFVARKITRGLSRLAQGLEGPLRLGNLDALRDWGHARDYVRMQWLMLQQDRPGDYVIATGHQCSVRQFVTWAAEDLGLTLEFRGSGTQEHAIVARNDGPYAPALRRGDRVLQVDPHLFRPADVPQLRGDAARAHAILGWVPEIDARTLCREMVLADIQLARAQRPIPA is encoded by the coding sequence ATGAAACGGGCATTGATTACAGGCATTACCGGGCAGGACGGCTCTTATCTGGCCGAGTTTTTGCTGGAAAAGGGATATGCGGTCCATGGGATGTTGCGGCGCGCATCCGTCGATAATACGCAGCGCATTGCGCATCTTTTGCCCGATCAGCCCCTGCATCTGCACTACGGCGATCTGTCCGATGCAGCGGGGCTGACCGCGATTCTGGCGCGCATCCAGCCCGATGAAATCTATAATCTTGGCGCCCAAAGCGATGTCGCTGCCAGTTTCGACACACCGCTTTATACGGCCGATGTGAACGCGCTGGGCGCGCTGCGCCTGCTCGAGGTGATGCGCGCTTTGCAATTGCGCGCGCGATTCTATCAGGCCTCGACCTCAGAACTTTACGGGGCCACCCGCGCGCCCATCCAGCACGAGGGGACGCCCTTTCAGCCCCGATCGCCCTATGCGGTCGCCAAGCTGTTCGCGTATTGGAGCGTGGTGAATTATCGCGAGACCTATGGCTTTCACGCCAGCAACGGGCTGTTATTCAACCACGAAAGCCCCCGGCGCGGCGAAAACTTTGTTGCGCGCAAGATTACCCGTGGCCTGTCGCGGTTGGCCCAGGGGCTAGAGGGGCCGTTGCGGCTGGGCAATTTGGATGCGCTGCGCGACTGGGGCCATGCGCGCGATTATGTGCGGATGCAGTGGCTGATGCTGCAACAGGATCGCCCCGGTGATTATGTGATCGCGACGGGACACCAATGCAGCGTGCGCCAGTTCGTCACCTGGGCCGCCGAGGATCTGGGCCTGACGCTGGAATTTCGCGGCAGCGGCACGCAGGAGCACGCGATTGTTGCGCGAAACGACGGCCCCTATGCGCCCGCTTTGCGCCGTGGGGACAGGGTGTTGCAGGTTGACCCGCATCTTTTTCGGCCCGCCGATGTGCCGCAACTGCGCGGCGACGCTGCCCGTGCCCATGCGATCTTGGGCTGGGTGCCTGAAATTGATGCACGCACGCTCTGCCGCGAGATGGTGCTCGCAGATATCCAACTGGCCCGGGCGCAGCGCCCGATACCCGCATGA
- a CDS encoding GDP-L-fucose synthase family protein encodes MTRRIFVAGHRGMVGGAILRALAQRHAAGEAHEILTAPRAGLDLRDRDAVVRFFHAARPDQVIIAAGRVGGIAANIAQPAEFLHDNLMIATTIIHAAQKAGVDRLLNLGSSCIYPRDAPQPMPEDVLMTGPLDPSNAPYALAKIAGIALCAAYHSQYGADFRSLMPPNLYGPGDNFHATSSHVIPALMARMHHARHIAAPSVDIWGDGQARREFMFVDDLADAALFVLDLPPQAYWGALGEGLAHLNAGSGEETSVATLARALAQVTGYGGEIRFDPAKPSGVARRIVDSRRLERLGWNAKINLHNGLIQTYRWFIIHHEMGELRRYC; translated from the coding sequence ATGACGCGGCGCATCTTCGTTGCAGGGCATCGCGGTATGGTCGGCGGCGCTATTTTGCGCGCGCTGGCGCAACGTCATGCGGCGGGTGAGGCGCATGAGATACTGACAGCGCCGCGTGCGGGGCTGGATCTGCGCGACAGGGATGCGGTGGTGCGATTCTTTCACGCCGCTCGCCCCGATCAGGTCATTATCGCCGCAGGGCGCGTCGGGGGGATCGCCGCGAATATCGCCCAACCTGCTGAATTTCTGCACGATAATCTGATGATCGCGACCACCATTATTCACGCGGCACAGAAGGCGGGGGTTGATCGGCTTTTGAACCTTGGGTCATCCTGTATCTACCCGCGCGATGCGCCCCAGCCGATGCCGGAAGACGTGCTGATGACAGGGCCGCTTGATCCCTCGAACGCGCCTTATGCGCTGGCTAAAATCGCAGGGATCGCCCTATGTGCCGCCTATCATAGCCAATACGGGGCCGATTTTCGCAGCCTGATGCCGCCAAATCTTTACGGGCCGGGCGATAATTTTCACGCAACCTCTAGCCATGTGATCCCTGCATTGATGGCGCGTATGCATCATGCGCGGCACATCGCTGCGCCTTCGGTCGATATTTGGGGCGACGGGCAGGCGCGGCGCGAGTTCATGTTCGTTGACGATCTGGCTGATGCGGCGCTTTTTGTGCTGGATCTGCCGCCGCAGGCCTATTGGGGCGCACTGGGAGAGGGGCTTGCCCATTTGAACGCTGGCAGCGGCGAGGAAACATCCGTTGCGACCCTCGCGCGGGCGCTGGCGCAGGTCACCGGATACGGCGGCGAGATCCGATTTGACCCCGCCAAACCCTCGGGCGTGGCCCGGCGGATTGTCGATTCTCGTCGTCTGGAACGGCTGGGATGGAATGCGAAAATCAATTTACATAATGGGTTGATTCAGACCTATCGCTGGTTCATCATTCACCATGAAATGGGCGAATTACGCCGATACTGCTGA
- a CDS encoding H-NS histone family protein, with product MDLNSLDRKELVKLRVDVDRALATLDERNRLAALEAAQQAASAYGFSLAQLTDEISMLGNRRMPGVARYRNPENPDQTWSGRGRKPQWVHDLDAAGMTLEECEL from the coding sequence ATGGATCTGAATTCGCTTGACCGTAAAGAGCTGGTTAAGCTGCGCGTGGACGTCGATCGCGCTTTGGCCACTCTTGATGAGCGTAACCGGCTCGCAGCACTGGAAGCCGCGCAACAGGCGGCATCGGCCTATGGTTTCTCGCTAGCCCAGTTGACGGACGAGATTTCCATGCTGGGCAATCGCCGTATGCCGGGCGTGGCACGTTACAGAAATCCGGAAAATCCCGATCAAACCTGGTCTGGCCGCGGCCGCAAGCCGCAATGGGTTCACGATCTGGACGCCGCAGGCATGACGCTAGAGGAATGCGAACTCTGA
- a CDS encoding NADH dehydrogenase ubiquinone Fe-S protein 4, with product MSARIYRPARTAMSSGTAKTQVWVLEWDASAAPQIDPLMGWIGHGDTQSQMRLQFETLDAALAYAAAHDIDVVTLPTQERAPQLRSLGYGENFATNRREPWSH from the coding sequence ATGTCGGCCCGTATTTACCGCCCTGCCCGCACAGCCATGTCGTCGGGCACCGCCAAGACCCAAGTTTGGGTGCTGGAATGGGACGCAAGCGCCGCGCCGCAGATCGACCCGCTGATGGGCTGGATCGGTCATGGCGACACCCAAAGCCAGATGCGGCTGCAATTTGAAACATTGGACGCCGCTTTGGCCTATGCGGCCGCGCATGATATCGACGTGGTGACCCTGCCAACCCAAGAGCGTGCGCCGCAATTGCGCAGCCTTGGATATGGCGAAAACTTCGCGACAAATCGGCGCGAGCCCTGGTCGCATTAA